Genomic segment of Methanobacterium spitsbergense:
ATTCATAGATTAGGTAACGAAATTAATATTTTCACTAGAAGATTAGAAAATATTAGTAAAGCCGTGCCAGAAATAGTAGAATACATTAGAAAATCTCTTCCATCCAAGAATTTTATTGTTGAGGGCGAGATAATAGTTACTAAGGATGGAAAACCCATTTCTTTCCAGTACATTCTCCAAAGGGTACGTAGGAAATATGATATTGAAAGGATGAGGGATGAGGTGCCTCTTAAACTCTATTTATTTGATGTATTATATTATGATGGGCCATTAATAGATGTTTCATTTGAGAAAAGAAGAGAGGTTCTAGAATCCATTGTAACAGTTAGTGGAGATAAGATACAACTCAGTAGAAATGTTAAGGTTACTCCAGAATCTTTACAAGATGCAGAAGATCTTTTCAATGAATCTATAAAAGCAGGTCATGAAGGTATAATGATAAAAGACCCCCATGCACCATACATGCCTGGAATTCGAGGTAAAAAGATGCTTAAATTTAAAGCTGAACCTGAGACCTTGGATCTTGTAATTGTAGGAGGCAGTTATGGTAGGGGTAAAAGAGCCCACCTTATTGGTTCTTATCTTCTTGCAGCCAGAGATGAAAATAATGAACTAAAAACATTGGCCTATGCAGCAACAGGATTAGACGATCAAACATTATTGGAACTTTCTACATTAACAGAACCTCTAATAACAAGTAAAATTGGTAGACAAGTTAAAATAGCACCTCATATCATTCTTGAAATAGCTTACAGTGAAATAGTTAAAAGTCCAGAATATGAAAGTGGTTATTCCCTACGTTTCCCTGTTGTAAAAAGGATAAGGGATGATCTGAGTATTGATGATATAGATACAGTTGAAAGAATTGATTCTATGTTCAAAGGTCCTGATTGAAGTCGATTTCTTTAGTCATGGATTATTTTTAATTTTTTTTGATGAAAATTTAAATCATTTTTCGTAATAATTTTTATATTATCAGTAATAAAATTTATCATTGTACTGGTACAATGAAAGATCGTTATATGTTCAAAATCGCACTTGCAACTGCAATCATAGGGATAGTTGGCATGATGATTTTTGCAGTACAATTATTCTTGGCGATACCTATTTATATTTTAAAACTCTATATATTCCTAGGAGAGTAAATTATGGAATACACAATAGAACAAATAAAAGAGGACCTAAGATTTAAGAAATTTTTAAAAAAAAAGATAGGAATAAAACCTGCTACCATAACAAACTATTTATATGCTTTAAAAGACTTCTGTAACCTTACAGGAAAAAGTCCTACAGAAATACATGATATGCATAAGGCAGATCTACGAAATCACGTGGCTGAATTTGATATGTGGATAACTGATGCATTAGATGATTATGTCCACTATATGATAGAGAATGAATTTAGTTATGATGGTATAAGAGGTAGAGTAGGTAGGATAAAATCTTTTCTTCATGCTTTCAGACTTAGACCAACACCTGAGATAGATATATCAAAAAAGAGGATAGTTGAGGATGTTAAATTTGCTTTAAAAGTTGAAGATATAAGAAAAGCAATTAAATACAGTCTTCCAGTTTACCAATCTATTTTTATAACTCAAGCACAAACGGGGCTTTCAATAAGTGATGTTTTACTTTTAGATATCGAAGATTTCATTAGTGCAGTAAGTAAAAAAGACGAAGAATTAACAATTAAGGAAGCCATATACAGGGCTAAAAAAGAAGATAATCTTATAGGATGTTTTGATTTACGGCGAAAAAAGACTACAGCAGAGTTCTACACGTTCGCCGGACCTGAAGTTCTTCGAAATATGGCAGAATTATTAGATTCAAGAGATGAAAAGTATTTAAAACCGGATTATCCTATTTTTGTAAAGGAAACTTCACATCTACCTGTAAAATTAGGAGAAAATCCTCTTCCCGAAGATTTAAGATTATCCCCCGAGGCTGCCAAGAATTATGTACACAGAATGCATAAAAAAAAGAATATATTTCCTCAAATAGATGTGGATGGCCAAAAAAAGAATTATTTTCGAACGCATAAATTAAGAAAGTGGTTTTCTAATCAAGTTAGGTTTAAAGCAGGATTTAGTGCAGAAGATACAAAATATTTAATGGGTCAAAAAACGGGCGATGTTCTTGAGAGATACATAAATCCAAATAGTTATAATACCTTAAAAGCCAGTTACCGTAAAGCTCTACCATTCTTGGCTATTAATGATGAAATAGTTATGGAAGAAAATCAAGAAGCCATAGAAAAACTCGAAATGGATAACAAACATCTACAAGAACAAATGCAAAAACGTGAAGAACAACACCGAATCGAAATGGAAGAAATGAAAGCCAGGGTCGACAACGTAGAAACAGACAGTATCAGTGTTGAGGACATAAAAAACTTACTTCCATACATATTTAAAATTAATGGAACAGAAGACTTAGACCTATCCGCAACGAAAAGTTTAGAGGAATTAATGAAAAATTTAAAATCAAAAAACTAATTTTTTATACAGTAAGTTGTCTATTTTTTCTTTCTATTTCATATGCATGGAATTTTAATACAACATTCTAATTATATTAGATTACTATATCATTGAGTTAAATGATAGAATCAAGTTAAATCATGAATTTAAATGTCTATTACTAGTTTTAAATAACTTACCTTGAAATAGAAACAATATACCTTTTGCTTCATCTATATCCACACATTAAAACATCTTAACAATTGAAACTTGAATATATCCTTAGCCATGTTTTGTGACGACGGCGCGCCTTGCGCCGGAGGAACATTGTTTCAGTTAAAATGGAATAGACTCACTCTTTAATATTGGGGAGGCTGGAGTTTCGGGTGGGTATTATTATTTTTTTAAATAATGTTGGGTGGAAGGCAGCAGCATTTTGCCTAAAACATTTTCTATTCTATGGATATAATTTTTTTAAAATTTGATATTGTTTTTATTCTTAGTTTATATTTTTAAGACTTATATTATTGTATTTACTTTATTAACGTTATCTAAGCTGGTTCTAATCGACATGTTTATATTAACGCTAATATACAGCATATTTAAGGATTATACATAAAATGAACTTTGAATATACATTTGGAGGTAAAAATGACATTTAAAAAACTGATAGACCTTAAACTTGAACAAAAGGATGGATTAGATGATATTCAATTCGAGATTAGTGAGAATGGCGGGAGTGTTTCGCTGGCTGAGCTGATTTCGGAAGCGATTGATATTTTTATCAAATTTTATTATGAACAAGCAGTGGACAAACATTCTCCACTTTATACATTAATAGGAACTGAAATTGAAGAAAGAAAGTAAATTTAACGTTCTTGTACAAAAACCTGTTTATTACACTCTTATTTTATGTATAAAATTTAGTTTTAGATATGATTATACATAAATGGATAAGGTTGTATAATGATGGATAAGGTTATACACAGTTATATAATAGTTTTTATTCAATTCGGAACCCTTATATACCAAATTAACAGAAGCTATTGTATATGCAGTTCAATAATATTAAAAAAGTTCTGTATATTGCCAGATTAATTAGATTAATATCTTAAATAATAGGTGAGTGTTAAAGTGGATGTATTGCTATCTAAAAATAAATTTGAATTAACAGGTAAAAAAGAGTTAGACATTATCAATGCCAATATGGAAACAATTCGTATAAAGAGAGCATATGTAAATAATTTAAGGCATCTTAGCAAAATTTTAAGGAATTCTAGTCTTGAAACAGATAGTTGGATTGGAAGAGCTAATAATAGAGAACTTAATGAAACTATACAAGAAATTAATCATGCAGAATCATCTATACAAAAATGTGAATCTCATATAGTTCAATATTTGGAACCTATTTTGGAGAATCTAAACCGTGATTGTAATTGTACATGTAAAAAACTGGAGGAATAATGGCATCCGATTCTGTTCCTTCTCCTATTCCTTTTATTGAAACTTCAAGGGCAAATTATACTAATCGGCTTGCAAATTTAGCATGCGGAGACGTACTTATTGTAAATTTACCTAATCGTTTCGGTAAAACTGTAACAGCCTTAAAATATTATGAAACTCAGCCTGTTAAAGTTTTATATCTTAGTGATAGACATGAACAGATGAACGAGATAATTGGAGGAGATAATTTTAGACACTGGTATGGCTTAAAAAAGATTTGTGAGAAGAAGGATGAACCTTTTATTGGTGCATTAATTGGTAAAGGTTTTCATGCAAATATAATATGTCGTAATTTCTGCAATACTCAATGTTCTTATAAAAATCAGTTTCAAGTCCCAGAAGAAGGAATCGTTGTTGCACCAAAAGAATATTTACCCACTACATATGTGCAAAATAATCATTGGGATGTAGTAATACTTGATGAAAATATTGAAAAAGCTAAAAAAATACAATACACTCACCCAAATATCCCATTAGGAGCACTTGAGGATTATAGAGTAAATGTAGAGTTTTATAAGGATATAGGTAGAATTATTGAAGGAGATATTTACCCTGATGATTTAGCTGAACTTCAAAGGCGTAAAACTAATGCAGGGAATATATCTGGCATTATTAAAATGATTAGATTGAGAGGTGATGGTTTTAGACCTACTAGGGCCGAGTTAGATATATTAAACTATCTCAATAACCTCGATGGAACTATAGAATGGATACAATATTATCAAAGATATGGAAGATTTAATCATTTCTATAAACCATTTTTACACTATGCACATGATTTGAGATGTAACTTTAATTGTAAATTAATTCTCCTAAACACGTCATATGATGAATGGATTTACAATCAATTGATGTCTAGATACGAAGGTAGAATAGTTGAACCTCAAAACTATAACCAACTAATCAATAACAAGAAGAGCATACTTCTACATTATAATTCCAAAAATAGGTCCTTAGCAAAAGATACTATTACACAAAGAGATGGTACTAAACTAGGGAAATTGGTAGGAAAAGAAATAAATCAAATGTTAAAAAATTCTATAAGCTTCTCATATAATAGATCTTTAAAAGTAGGTATAATTACATATAAAAGCTTAACCGAGGATATTACAAACCAATTTGAAGATAAAACTTATGAAATAAGTTATTTCGGTGGTCACCAAGGGTCCAATAAATTTGAAGATGTTGATGTATTGATAATAGTTGGAACATTCCATTTGAATCCAAGCGGTCTGTATAAAAAACATTATGTTATTAACAATGAGTATCTAGCAGATGATCATGCTGTCTATGGTGGGAGAAACAATAAAATAATCAATGGTATGCAAATCAACCTCACAGATAACGACAGATTAAACAAAGTGAAACTATACAAGTTAAATGAAGAACACCAACAAGCAATATTCCGTAGTGGAGCACATGTTAAACCGGGAAAACTAGTAATAAGCTTTGGTTATGTTCCTCAAGGCATAGAAGATATACTTACTTATAAAACATTCAATAACAAAAACCAATTAAATGCTTACCTAAACGTGAATAGGGACAATATAGGAACTTTTAATACATAACAAAAGAAAATATTAGCATAAACCTGTACATTAAACTATTATCTATTTCTATTTCATGCTAATAACATAGCTAATGACGTATTTACTTAATTCATCTATAAAAGTAGTATAATATTTTATAGACTAACATATCAAAGCAAGATGATATGGGCTTTTTTATAGAAACTAAGAATAAATAGCAATAGTTTGATATACTTTGTGCTGAAAAAAACGTTCTATAAAGTAATAAGGATATAATGGGAAGTTTTTACAAACATTGAAATATTAATAATTTAGCTAACCATTCAATTAGGAATCTACAATATAAAATCTAAAATCTAAAATATGAAGCAATGTGGAAGTTATAGATCCTCATATACCCTTTAATTACATTAAATATAATTGAGTTGATGCTTATAATAACACTAAATTAGCTGTTTAAAATCTATTTAAGCATTTTAGACATTTTTATAAAATAAGGTGTTGGGGGGTATCACTCTCCCCCGATGGTCATTTATGGGATTTTCTCAGCTGCTTGCTTGCAGAGTTCTGACAGGGTCAACAAGGCTGAGCGGGCAATCTTATAAATAAGTGCCATGACCATCACCTCCTCCAGTATAGAGGTTTTAGTGTATCTACCATATGGGTTCCTCCTGGAATTTACTCCACCCTAAGACAAACAAGGGTAGTTGTTTGCAATAGAATGTGCAAAGAAATATTTGATAGAACTCTTATAAATAAGCTTGACTATAAAAAAAAAATACTTTAATAATTTGATATAATGCTAACAATTATATATAGTAGAAATCATAATTTCTAATTGTATCAATTACCATGTGGGTTCCGCAAGGTAGCAGATATTCATTCAACATATTTTGTGAAGAATATTTGCACATAAAAAGGGGGTACTGTCGCATTAGAATCTCGATAGATTCTAATAGGTAGGAGGAACACAAAAAACATCTACGGGTAGGTAGATTTGACCTCCCTTTTTATTTTTATACTACTTTTATTTTGTTTCGTATGGTTACTAACTCCAGTTTGATATTGATAAGCATATTCAAATCAAAATCTGTTAATAATTTTGAGATATAAAAACCTTATAAAAGTTAGTATTTACCGTTATCTACAATATATAATTATCCTATTCATTCTAAAGCATTTATTGCTTTGATAATAGACTCTGCTACCGCTATTATCTTTTTACCACGTCCTTGTAGTTCTTTTTTATTACCTCCCCAATTTCCTATATATAATCTGCTTTTGTTGTTCTCAAGTCCTAAAACACTCGAAACAATAAAACTAACAGTTTCAGCTTCAATTTCCTTTGCAGACTTGTCCTCTATTTCAAATAATGTACCTGAGCTTTCGCAGTGACCTAAAGCCACATGGGCCCATTCGTGTATTGCAGTAGCAACCATTGCAGCTTGATTCTTCTTTGGTGCAATTTTTATTGTGTTTCCATCTGTCTGGCCGTTACTTACTCCCAAATATCTTATTAGTACCGGTACTGGTGAAGCTTTAACTATTGTTTCAAAGTCAAAGTTACCAGAAACCAGTTCAGGACACCCTAATTCTTCAATTTCATCTCCTTCTGTTTGTGCTATGTCAAAAACCGATACAGGGTGGAAACCTCTTATTATACATGTTTCATCTCCATTATCCTCTTTGATTTTCTTGACCATTGGTGCAAGGATTCTTATTGCACGTTCACCCTTCTTTACTTGACGTTCACGTCCTTGCCATGCCTTATATCCTGCTAGTAATGTAAAGTCTGGTCTTTGAATCCAAGCGAGTATTGTATTATTAAAACTGTAACTATGGAATCCTCTCGTCCATTTTTTGATGAACTCCCAAAGTTGCTCTTCACTTTGACAAATTTCGTCAGCCAGCTCATCCAGTTTTTCCGTTAAGAATTTAGTTAACTCCTGACCTTTCAGTTTTCGAGGTATTTCTATCTTATCCATATTATCACCTTTCTATCTATTTCCAACTTTTTTTCTACTATTATTCATCATATGGCCTATTTTTCATAAATTCACATTTTATCACCTCTTTTTGGCTCTTAAAAAACAGTATTAACAGCTAATTTACAGCATGCTGATAGATTCAATAGTTCTCTGAAAAATCAACATTCAATAAAGTCTTTGATAGTTTTAAGAGCTTTTAATCCAAAATGAAGTAGAAAGAAAGCACGGAAATCCAGTATTCAAACCCATAAAGCCTTGTGTGAGTGTATTGAGTTGAAGATTTACATTTAACGTTAACTTTAAGTCTTTGAATTGGTACTAACCATCTATAAACATTTAATTCAAATAATAAGTGATGAGTAATGAAATAAACGGAGCTTTTATCTGTATAACTATCTAAAGAGGGATTTATATGTTAAAATCAGTTTTTATTGAGAATTAAATATGATTAGTGTCCGTATTTACTATGGTTACCCTACATGGCGGACTTAATTTACATGCATCTCGGGCCATACTGTTTATCAATTCTTGAGTTAATATGTCGCTCTATTTCATTATCCATCTATAGATGCATCGATAAATAAATGTATGTACACAATAATAAAATTAGACCCTGTTAAGCTACTTCCATTTCAATAAGCCTATAAAATAATAAATAGCAAGATTTAAGCTTAAGTTATTAAATATCTTAGATTAATTATGGGGGGATAAATTGTTACAAGCTCCGGCAGAAATAATTGAGTTAGTTGATAAGTTTGAACGGAATATTAATGCTTACAAAAATCCAAGCTACAAAGAAGAACAATTAAAACAAGAATTCATCAATCCCTTTTTTAAAGCATTAGGTTGGGATATTGATAATACCACAGGAGCAGCCCCACAATATCGGGATGTTATTTTTGAGGATTCAATTAAGATTGCCGGAGGTACAAGAGCACCTGACTATTGTTTTACTCTTGCAGGTAGAAAGATGTTCTTTGTAGAGGCCAAAAAGCCATCTGTAAATATAGACAAAAATATAAAACCTTCGTATCAACTAAGGCGTTATGCATGGAGCGCAAAACTACCATTATCTATCCTTACTGATTTTGAAGAACTTGCGGTTTATGATTCCAGGACCACACCTAAGAAAACTGACCGAACAACTACAGGAAGAATAAAGTATTTGACATACAAGGATTATGTGGACCAATGGGATTACTTATACAATACATTCTCAAAGGATGCAGTATTAAAGGGTTCGTATGATAAATACGCAGAAACAACTAAGAAGAAGAAGGGCACCACACTAGTAGATGATGAATTCTTATCAGAAATAGAAACATGGCGAGAACTACTTGCAAAAGATATAGCCCTCAGAAACTCAGACCTAACAGTTGATGAATTAAATTATTCTGTACAACAAATTATAGACAGAATCATATTTCTACGTATGGCTGAGGACCGGGGAGCGGAAAAATACGGACAGCTGCAAAAACTCCTCAACAAACAAGCAATATTCCAAGAATTATGCGAAATATGGAAATCCGCAGACGAAAAATACAACTCAGGCCTGTTCCACTTCAAAAATGAAAAAACTCAAAAAAGCCCACCAGATACACTAACACCACAGTTAGAAATCAAAGATGGAATATTCAAACAAATCATAAAAAATTTATATTATCCAGACAGCCCATATGAATTCTCTGTATTATCTCCAGAAATATTAGGAAATGTATATGAACAATTCTTGGGAAAAGTCATCAGACTAACAACAGGACACCGAGCAAAGATAGAAGAAAAACCAGAAGTAAAAAAAGCCGGCGGAGTATACTACACACCTCAATATATTGTTGAGTACATCGTAGAAAATACTATAGGCAAACTATGCAGAGATAAAACACCCCAAAAAGTATCAGAGCTTAGAATACTTGACCCTGCATGTGGTTCGGGTTCATTTCTACTTGGAGCTTACAACTATCTTCTAAACTGGCATTTAATTTATTATTCAAATCTCAAAGACAAAAATCGTTTAAAAGACCAGATATACAAGGGAAAAAACAATGAATGGCACCTTACAATAAAAGAAAAAAAACGTATCCTCCTAAACAATATTTATGGGGTTGACATCGACCGCCAGGCTGTTGAAGTCACCAAATTAAGTCTACTATTAAAAGTACTAGAAGGCGAAAACAGAGATGTATTAGAAGCTCAACAAAAATTATACAAAGAAAGAGCACTACCGGATTTAGAAAACAACATAAAATGTGGAAACTCCTTAATTAGTCCAGAAATCTACAATAATCAAGATTTACAATTCACAGCAGAGGAATTGAAACATATTAATGCTTTTAATTGGAATAATGAATTTGGGGATATAATGGATAATGGAGGATTCGATACAATAATAGGAAATCCTCCATATGGTGCAATATTGTCAAATAACGAGAGCATTTATATCCAAAATACTTTTGTACTTCAAGATTATCAATTAGATACATATTTACTTTTTATTGAGAGGTCTATCCACTTTTTGAAAGATAATGGGTTATTTGGTATGATTATACCGAATACATGGCTTTTAAACTTTAAAATAGAAAACATTAGGCGTTATATATTTTCAAATACTGAGATTGTAAAAGTTGTACATTTTCTTTTCTATGTATTCAAAGCAACTGTAGATACAGAGATTTCTATCATAAAAAAGGCTTCTCCAAAGAAAAATCACCAAATTAAGATTGAAATAATTGATAAAGACCGTAATATTGATACTCACAACATTAAACAAGTTAATTGGATTGATAAAGGCGGAAAACCTGTAAATATCTTCGAAAAACAAGAATTTATCACAATAACTGATAAAATGAAAAATTTAGATAAATTAGATGAATTATTTCTAATTAGACAAGGAACAAAACCTTTTCAAAAAGGCAAAGGTAAACCTCCTCAAACTGAAAAAATAGTACAAGAAAAACCATTTGTTTCTCATATCAAAAATGATGTGACATTTCGACCACTATTACGTGGTAGTATGATGCACAAATATAAAATCAAATGGGATAATGATTATTGGATTAGTTTTGGGGATTGGCTTGCAGAACCTAGATATTCCGCAAATTATGATGCGCCTAAGATAATTATAAGGCAAACAGGAGATTCTCCAATTGCAACTATAGATAATTCTAAGTTTATAGTTAGAGATAATCTTTATGCAATTACCACAAAAAAAGATGAGCTTAATGAAATTGATTTAAGATATATCTTAGGAATTATCAATTCAAATTTAATTAAATGGTTCTACCAAAAAATTCTGAATCCAGAAAAAGGTGAGGCATTAGCACAAGTTAAAAGGGGACATATAGCTCAATTCCCAATAAAAGTTCCTATATTAGATGATGAAATTGATAAAAAACAATACGAATTAATGGTAAATTTAGTAAACCAAATGATTCAACTCAACACCGATATTGATATAGCCAGAACGCCACAAGACAGGGAATTAATGCAACGACAGATTGATGCAACGGATAAACAGATAGATAAATTAGTTTATGAATTGTATGGTTTGACAAAAGAGGAAATAAAGATTGTTGAGGATATGGGATGAAATCCGTTATATTCTAGGTTAGATTTTTGTCGAGATGAGATAATGAAAGCTTGCAGATATGAATATTCAGATAAATTTTATAAGTTTAAATGCAATGAAGAATCTCTTCATGGTTCAGATTATTGTATACTCCATACAAGATTTCCAGAAGATGAGAATTCCCATGATTATCATGTTTTATTAGAGGAAAAGAATAAAAAAATAAAAGAAAAAGTTGAAAACGATGATTTTAATTTTTGGGGTGCCAAATTACCTGAATTAAATTTTGATGGCATGAATATTGAAGGAGATTTAACTTTTAGGGGCGCCACAATAAATAGATATGCTTCGTTTCGTGGTACTACAATAAAGGGGTATGCTAACTTTGATTTTTCCATAATAGATGGAACAGTAAACTTCGAGGGTGCTACAATTGACGAATATGTTTTTTTTGATGGTGCAAAAGTTAAAGGATACGCCTTTTTTATGGATGTGACAATAAATAAAGACTGTCACTTGAGACATGCTGTAATAGATGGAAATTGTTCTTTTAATAATGCATTTGTTGATGGGGATGTGTCTTTCAGTGATGGAACAATTGGAAAACATCTTTTTTTCCATGATGCTACAATAAAGATGAGTATTTGCTGTGATAATACAACAATTAATGGAAATCTTTCATTCTATGATGCTACAATAAATAGAGAGGCTTACTTTAATGGTGCTACAATAAATGGACTTGTTTTTTTTGAAGGTTTAAACATATCCAAAGAACTAAATTTTAAAGATACAATATTTAAAAACCCAAATTCCCAAGAAAAAGCGTGTAGAAAAGCAAAACAAGTATATGAGGAGTTAGGCGATAAATCAGAGGCTGAAGAATATTATTATAGAGAAATGGTGGGTAAAAGACTCCAAAAACCGTATTATAAGAGATATCTTGAGTTGATAATACAATACTGTTTTGGCTATGGTGTTTATCCTTATAGACTTGTAATTACGTGGGTACTAATTGTAATCCCACTTGCTTTTATTTACTGGCTTGGAAATGGAATACAAGATGCAAATACAATTTGGTCTAATCTATATTTCAGCGTTGTAACTGCTTTAACACCAGGGTATAGTGGTTATAAACCAATTAATTCACTATTTCAGATTTTAGCGACAGGGGAAGCTATTTTTGGAGCTTTTATGTGGGGAGCTTTTATTGTAACTTTTGCAAGGAAATATTTGCGATAAAAAATACTAATATGTCCCATTACAGATTTGTATACTGATTAATGAATTATTAAACAATTTATGTAATTTTATACTCCTAAAGAGTCTATAATAAATTACAGAACCAGAAAAGAGTTGTGATATTAGCATGTCAATAAAAGAATTTTTGAAAATATTTGATTTGCATAAGCTTTGGACATACGGTATATTGTTTATTGTGTTGTTACTGATATATGAGGTAAATTGGAAGTGGGTGGTAGCGCATAAGTTACCAAATGTTATTAGTACAACATTAACATCAGCAGAATTGTTAGTAGTAGCAGGACTTACAATTACGTTTTATACACTTTTATTACAAGTCATAGACAGAACATTAGGAAAGGATAAGAAATATGAGATTATAGAGAGTATATCTACTACTTTAATCCTATTAAATATATTTCTTGTATCAATAACTATAATTTTGATTTTAATATCTTCATTAGGGGCAGATTCTTTAAGATTAACTGGATTTTACTATTTAATTAATAGTTGGGTTTATAATGTGATAATAATGTTTTTTGTGATTGTGTCTCCATTTATGGAAAGGCTATTAGTAAAGAAGACTGATAGAATAATAATCAACTTAAGTTTAATTATCCTTTTAGTATATAGTGTTGTGAAATTCTTATTTTTTACTATATGATGATGTCTTATAGATTATTTTAATAACAGTTTCTACGTCTTTTCCGGTAATATTACAGTATTTTTTCCAAAGATTTGAATTATACTAATTTTTTCTTGATAATCTGTTCTTAGATGTTATCATATCATAAATATACTTTTATTTCATTGATTGAGAGGTAAATAATTGAGTTTTGAGATAGTGATAGATTAAAGTGTTTTTTATTAATTTTAGAGCCCAATATGATAGTATTGATATAGACTAAACTTGCAATAAATGTAGTTACTTATAAATCAACACATTTAATCATACGGTCATGTATTAATTGATATAGTTAGATATTGTATGTATCATTTACTCATGGGTGAAGTTGATTTAATTAATGTTTTTGATATTCACTTACCTTTGTTTTGAGTTGTTCAATTTTTATATAATTTCCTGGACATCGCATTCTAATTAAATTTTTAATTTGTTCCATTTCATTTTAAATAGATCTCCAAGTTTAGAAACATATAGCGTCAATTCGTAGATTCAAAACAGATACTATTTTAATACATTAAACACCATTCTTATACATGTTGGGGGAAATGGATGCGAGTTTTAACAGACACAAACATTTTTATTTTAAGGGAAGATAACAGTGTTGTTTCAGAGAATTTACAAAATTTGTTGCGTATATTAAACAAAGAATCTGTGACAATATTAATACACCCAATTTCAAAAGCTGAAATAAAAAAAGATAAAGATAAGGATAGAAAAAAGGTTTCATTATCCAAAATAGAAACATATCCATTATTGGAATCTCCACCTAATCCTATAGGAGATAATGAATATTTAACTGTAGT
This window contains:
- a CDS encoding ATP-dependent DNA ligase, whose protein sequence is MSYSRIVDVYEALDSTTKRLEKTSILGDFFADIGEKNPKLLPVVTLLALGRVFPTGSEEELGIGTKLLMKAIAFVVGVKPEDVEDMQRDAGDIGQAAQNLFMKKKQSTLFSRSLTIEKVHSNLIKIANISGSKAQSKKLEILRELLSSASPTEAKYITRTVIEELRVGVGEGTIRDALAQAFDVDKGIVERAHMLTNDLGLVAEVSKEEGVQGLQKLTLLPGKPVKPMLAQLSPGISKSILEMGWALCETKYDGIRVQIHRLGNEINIFTRRLENISKAVPEIVEYIRKSLPSKNFIVEGEIIVTKDGKPISFQYILQRVRRKYDIERMRDEVPLKLYLFDVLYYDGPLIDVSFEKRREVLESIVTVSGDKIQLSRNVKVTPESLQDAEDLFNESIKAGHEGIMIKDPHAPYMPGIRGKKMLKFKAEPETLDLVIVGGSYGRGKRAHLIGSYLLAARDENNELKTLAYAATGLDDQTLLELSTLTEPLITSKIGRQVKIAPHIILEIAYSEIVKSPEYESGYSLRFPVVKRIRDDLSIDDIDTVERIDSMFKGPD
- a CDS encoding ArdC-like ssDNA-binding domain-containing protein produces the protein MDKIEIPRKLKGQELTKFLTEKLDELADEICQSEEQLWEFIKKWTRGFHSYSFNNTILAWIQRPDFTLLAGYKAWQGRERQVKKGERAIRILAPMVKKIKEDNGDETCIIRGFHPVSVFDIAQTEGDEIEELGCPELVSGNFDFETIVKASPVPVLIRYLGVSNGQTDGNTIKIAPKKNQAAMVATAIHEWAHVALGHCESSGTLFEIEDKSAKEIEAETVSFIVSSVLGLENNKSRLYIGNWGGNKKELQGRGKKIIAVAESIIKAINALE
- a CDS encoding Eco57I restriction-modification methylase domain-containing protein, giving the protein MLQAPAEIIELVDKFERNINAYKNPSYKEEQLKQEFINPFFKALGWDIDNTTGAAPQYRDVIFEDSIKIAGGTRAPDYCFTLAGRKMFFVEAKKPSVNIDKNIKPSYQLRRYAWSAKLPLSILTDFEELAVYDSRTTPKKTDRTTTGRIKYLTYKDYVDQWDYLYNTFSKDAVLKGSYDKYAETTKKKKGTTLVDDEFLSEIETWRELLAKDIALRNSDLTVDELNYSVQQIIDRIIFLRMAEDRGAEKYGQLQKLLNKQAIFQELCEIWKSADEKYNSGLFHFKNEKTQKSPPDTLTPQLEIKDGIFKQIIKNLYYPDSPYEFSVLSPEILGNVYEQFLGKVIRLTTGHRAKIEEKPEVKKAGGVYYTPQYIVEYIVENTIGKLCRDKTPQKVSELRILDPACGSGSFLLGAYNYLLNWHLIYYSNLKDKNRLKDQIYKGKNNEWHLTIKEKKRILLNNIYGVDIDRQAVEVTKLSLLLKVLEGENRDVLEAQQKLYKERALPDLENNIKCGNSLISPEIYNNQDLQFTAEELKHINAFNWNNEFGDIMDNGGFDTIIGNPPYGAILSNNESIYIQNTFVLQDYQLDTYLLFIERSIHFLKDNGLFGMIIPNTWLLNFKIENIRRYIFSNTEIVKVVHFLFYVFKATVDTEISIIKKASPKKNHQIKIEIIDKDRNIDTHNIKQVNWIDKGGKPVNIFEKQEFITITDKMKNLDKLDELFLIRQGTKPFQKGKGKPPQTEKIVQEKPFVSHIKNDVTFRPLLRGSMMHKYKIKWDNDYWISFGDWLAEPRYSANYDAPKIIIRQTGDSPIATIDNSKFIVRDNLYAITTKKDELNEIDLRYILGIINSNLIKWFYQKILNPEKGEALAQVKRGHIAQFPIKVPILDDEIDKKQYELMVNLVNQMIQLNTDIDIARTPQDRELMQRQIDATDKQIDKLVYELYGLTKEEIKIVEDMG